One genomic region from Candidatus Defluviilinea gracilis encodes:
- a CDS encoding nucleotidyltransferase family protein → MISAIILAAGESKRMGQPKMLLKWGKTTVLEHVISVFANAGVEDIVVVTGAARDEVEKIVAVAQTSCPARSVFNEGFVEGEMLSSIQCGLRDLAEKDSSAALIALGDQPQVREGSVWRVCEMFKETGNPLVVPSYHMRRGHPWLVDESLWGEMLAMRAPQTPRDFLNARADQIKYVEVDDEGILADLDTPEQYRTHKP, encoded by the coding sequence TCGCCGCGGGCGAATCGAAGCGGATGGGTCAGCCGAAAATGTTGTTGAAGTGGGGAAAGACGACTGTGCTTGAACATGTCATCTCAGTTTTTGCAAATGCGGGAGTCGAAGATATTGTTGTAGTGACGGGGGCGGCAAGGGATGAAGTTGAGAAGATCGTTGCAGTCGCGCAGACGAGTTGTCCAGCGCGCAGTGTATTCAACGAGGGATTTGTTGAGGGCGAAATGTTATCGTCGATTCAATGTGGGCTTCGTGACTTGGCGGAGAAAGATTCAAGCGCGGCATTGATCGCGCTGGGCGACCAGCCTCAAGTCCGCGAGGGAAGCGTGTGGAGGGTGTGCGAAATGTTCAAGGAAACTGGGAATCCGCTGGTGGTTCCGAGTTATCACATGCGGAGGGGACATCCGTGGCTGGTGGATGAATCGTTGTGGGGCGAGATGCTTGCCATGCGCGCGCCGCAAACGCCGAGGGATTTTTTGAACGCGCGCGCGGATCAAATCAAGTATGTTGAGGTTGACGATGAGGGAATTCTTGCCGATCTGGATACGCCCGAACAATATCGAACGCACAAACCGTAG